A single Triticum dicoccoides isolate Atlit2015 ecotype Zavitan chromosome 2A, WEW_v2.0, whole genome shotgun sequence DNA region contains:
- the LOC119352823 gene encoding glyoxylate/hydroxypyruvate reductase HPR3-like — MENTTPPADERPLVLLGQPLFPEFAAALAGRFRFVLVADADAATVAEGRALLIGLNPVTDDHLAALPALRLVAGISVGVNHVNLAACRRRGIAVTNAGAAFAVDTADYGVGLVVAVLRRLAAAEAHVRAGRWAADGDYPLTTKVSGKRVGILGLGNIGSRIARRLAAFGCAVSYNSRSPKPSARYEFVPTVRELAAGSDVLVLSCALTEETKHVVNREVMEALGKDGVLVNVGRGGLVDEPELVRCLQEGVIGGAGLDVFESEPNVPPELFSMDNVVLSAHRAVATPESIRGTIELVAGNLDAFFAGKPLLSPVQL, encoded by the exons ATGGAAAACACGACGCCGCCCGCCGACGAGAGGCCGCTGGTGCTCCTGGGGCAGCCGCTCTTCCCGGAGTTCGCCGCGGCGCTGGCCGGGCGCTTCCGGTTCGTTCTGGTCGCGGACGCCGACGCCGCGACCGTGGCGGAGGGGAGGGCGCTGCTCATCGGGCTCAATCCGGTCACGGACGACCACCTGGCCGCGCTCCCGGCGCTCCGGCTCGTGGCGGGCATCTCCGTGGGCGTCAACCACGTCAACctggccgcctgccggcgccgcggGATCGCCGTCACAAACGCTGGCGCTGCTTTCGCGGTCGACACGGCCGACTACGGCGTCGGGCTCGTCGTCGCCGTGCTCCGCCGGTTGGCCGCCGCCGAGGCCCACGTCCGGGCCGGCAGGTGGGCGGCCGACGGCGACTATCCTCTCACCACCAAG GTGAGCGGCAAGCGGGTGGGGATCCTGGGGCTGGGCAACATCGGCTCCCGCATCGCGCGGCGGCTCGCCGCCTTCGGGTGCGCCGTCTCCTACAACTCGAGGTCGCCCAAGCCGTCGGCGCGGTACGAGTTCGTCCCCACCGTGcgcgagctcgccgccggcagcgacGTGCTGGTTCTGTCCTGCGCCCTGACGGAGGAGACGAAGCACGTGGTGAACCGGGAGGTGATGGAGGCGCTGGGGAAGGACGGCGTGCTGGTCAACGTCGGCCGCGGCGGCCTCGTGGACGAGCCGGAGCTGGTCAggtgcctgcaggagggcgtcatcGGCGGCGCCGGCCTGGACGTGTTCGAGAGCGAGCCGAACGTGCCGCCGGAGCTCTTCTCCATGGACAACGTCGTGCTGTCGGCGCACAGGGCCGTGGCCACGCCGGAGTCCATCCGCGGCACgatcgagcttgtcgccggcaacCTCGACGCCTTCTTCGCAGGAAAGCCACTGCTCAGCCCCGTGCAGCTCTGA
- the LOC119358674 gene encoding glyoxylate/hydroxypyruvate/pyruvate reductase 2KGR-like: MEAFLAAAAADDDPPRLALVPGGGVRVDAAFLDAVPSLRCVVTVSAGLNHIDLPECARRGVAVANAAGVYSSDVADHAVALVIDVLRRVSGKRVGIVGLGSIGSAVARRLEAFGCVVSYHSRGRKHDVSYCYHPAVRDLAACSDVLVVACALTAETRHVVDRRVLDALGSGGVVVNVARGPNVDEGELVRALAEGRLAGAGLDVFEDEPDVPAELMAMDNVVLTPHWAAFTPESIADLDHLVAGNLEAFFAGAPLLTPVVVSD, from the exons ATGGAAgccttcctcgccgccgcggcTGCCGACGACGACCCACCGCGCCTGGCCCTCGTCCCGGGCGGGGGCGTCCGCGTCGACGCGGCTTTCCTGGACGCCGTCCCGTCGCTGCGCTGCGTCGTCACGGTCAGTGCAGGCCTCAACCACATCGACCTCCCCGAGTGCGCGCGCCGCGGCGTCGCCGTGGCCAACGCGGCCGGGGTCTACTCCTCCGACGTCGCCGACCACGCCGTCGCCCTGGTCATCGACGTCCTCCGGCGCGTATC CGGGAAGCGCGTGGGCATCGTCGGCCTCGGCAGCATCGGATCGGCAGTCGCGAGGAGGCTGGAGGCGTTCGGCTGCGTCGTCTCCTACCACTCCCGCGGCCGGAAACACGACGTCTCGTACTGCTACCACCCCGCGGTGCGCGACCTTGCCGCGTGCTCCGACGTGCTCGTCGTCGCGTGCGCTCTGACCGCCGAGACCCGGCACGTCGTGGACAGGCGCGTGCTGGACGCGCTGGGGAGCGGCGGCGTGGTGGTGAACGTGGCGCGCGGCCCGAACGTGGACGAGGGGGAGCTGGTGAGGGCGCTCGCGGAGGGCAGGCTCGCCGGCGCCGGGCTGGACGTGTTCGAGGACGAGCCAGACGTGCCGGCTGAGCTGATGGCCATGGACAACGTCGTGCTGACGCCTCACTGGGCCGCGTTCACCCCGGAGTCCATAGCCGACCTCGACCACCTCGTCGCCGGCAACCTGGAGGCCTTCTTCGCCGGCGCCCCGCTGCTTACGCCCGTCGTCGTCTCCGACTGA